One Brassica napus cultivar Da-Ae chromosome C4, Da-Ae, whole genome shotgun sequence genomic region harbors:
- the LOC106391660 gene encoding putative nuclease HARBI1 — translation MNSKDTFRFLVEHDDMDLILDEEKHMFALLEETCGVAETNTNKQLVRTNRGGGWRRVQRFMNDSEVQCYEILCMNQATFNSLCKILSEKYQLEETCHVYLEESVAMFLEMAGQDLSVRALAERYQHSSDTVNRKIDEVLSSLLKLAADIVKPERDEFASASPILVDDPRYYPFFKDCVGALDGTHVPVRPPSGNADPFRGRKGEPTMNVLAICNFSMKFIYAYVGVPGRAHDTKVLTYCAKEEASFPHPPVGKYYLVDSGYPTRTGYLGPQRRTRYSLDQFVRGGPPTNSRELFNRKHSGLRSVIERTFGIWKAKWRILDRKHPKYELNKWVKIVTATMALHNFIRDSNHEDCDFAHWERVEEYEHHGDEDDHVAYVPAGDRVMEAMRDSITEEMARGRRLPY, via the exons ATGAACAGTAAG GACACGTTTAGGTTCTTAGTTGAACATGACGACATGGATTTGATACTAGATGAGGAGAAACACATGTTTGCTCTTTTAGAAGAAACGTGTGGAGTGGCAGAAACAAATACTAACAAACAGTTAGTGAGGACAAACCGAGGTGGAGGTTGGCGTCGAGTGCAACGTTTCATGAACGATTCCGAGGTACAGTGCTATGAGATTCTTTGCATGAACCAAGCAACATTTAATAGCTTATGTAAGATACTATCAGAGAAGTATCAGCTAGAAGAGACTTGCCATGTTTACTTAGAGGAGAGTGTAGCAATGTTTTTAGAGATGGCTGGACAAGATTTATCCGTACGGGCTTTAGCTGAGAGATACCAACATTCATCTGACACAGTGAATAGGAAGATAGATGAGGTTTTAAGTTCTTTGTTGAAACTTGCAGCAGACATTGTGAAACCTGAAAGGGATGAGTTTGCAAGTGCTAGTCCTATTCTAGTAGATGATCCGCGATATTATCCTTTTTTTAAGGATTGCGTAGGTGCTTTAGATGGAACTCATGTGCCGGTTCGTCCTCCTTCTGGGAATGCCGATCCATTCAGAGGTAGAAAAGGAGAACCAACTATGAATGTCTTAGCTATATGTAATTTCAGCATGAAATTCATATATGCTTATGTTGGGGTTCCTGGGAGAGCACATGATACAAAAGTGTTGACATATTGTGCTAAGGAAGAAGCTTCTTTTCCTCATCCTCCAGTTGGAAAGTATTATCTAGTAGACTCTGGATACCCAACTAGAACTGGTTATTTAGGACCTCAACGTAGAACTAGATATAGCCTGGATCAGTTTGTTAGAGGAGGACCACCGACAAACAGCAGAGAGTTATTCAACCGAAAACATTCTGGCTTGCGTTCGGTAATTGAGAGAACATTTGGAATATGGAAGGCTAAGTGGAGGATTCTTGACAGGAAGCACCCTAAGTATGAGCTGAATAAATGGGTGAAGATTGTGACAGCAACAATGGCTCTCCACAATTTTATAAGAGATTCAAACCATGAGGATTGTGATTTTGCACATTGGGAAAGAGTGGAAGAATATGAACATCATGGGGATGAAGATGATCATGTTGCATACGTACCAGCTGGAGATAGAGTCATGGAAGCTATGCGAGATTCCATTACTGAAGAGATGGCGAGAGGACGTCGACTTCCATACTAG
- the LOC106391659 gene encoding uncharacterized protein LOC106391659 — MTSIHGTDNLTWSDEQTRFFLQLRLDENLKGNIRKQMVNEAGRQAIIDKFYEAFGVKIPWRKFGIKYNTCKKQYESFKKLTRNRTGLGFDSTGFINMSEDWWNERCKEWPGARKFKDKPIANMDLMEKVFGTVYISGGEGWSAQQGEDVLDTKHSDHDDEIDGEDDAESRRDIPTEEAVGAESRRGVPTQETDVASESRNFGSKNVGPSSSRSKVNKKRSRIVKVGQAVADVIRESVESRDKILSHKNHLIENHPEFSCSQLRAMEVLHSLSAVRMWSPLYKASINHLKEDAANRQTFLFYGDNENMVLYLEFATGESRDH, encoded by the exons ATGACATCCATCCATGGAACTGAT AATCTTACATGGAGTGACGAACAAACACGCTTCTTTCTTCAACTAAGACTTGATGAGAATCTGAAAGGAAACATAAGAAAACAGATGGTTAATGAGGCTGGGAGACAGGCGATAATAGATAAGTTCTATGAGGCATTTGGTGTAAAAATTCCATGGAGAAAATTTGGGATAAAGTACAATACTTGCAAGAAGCAGTATGAGTCTTTTAAGAAGTTGACTCGGAACAGAACGGGGCTTGGTTTTGATTCAACCGGATTCATCAACATGAGTGAGGACTGGTGGAATGAGCGATGCAAG GAGTGGCCAGGTGCTAGAAAATTTAAAGACAAGCCGATAGCAAATATGGATTTGATGGAGAAGGTATTTGGGACAGTTTATATTAGTGGAGGTGAAGGTTGGTCTGCTCAGCAAGGTGAAGATGTTTTAGACACAAAGCACTCAGATCATGATGATGAGattgatggtgaagatgatgCTGAGTCAAGACGTGATATTCCTACTGAAGAAGCTGTTGGAGCTGAATCAAGGCGTGGTGTCCCTACTCAAGAAACTGATGTTGCATCTGAATCAAGAAATTTTGGATCAAAGAATGTTGGCCCCTCTTCTTCTAGGTCAAAGGTTAATAAGAAAAGATCAAGGATTGTAAAAGTAGGACAAGCTGTGGCTGATGTGATTAGGGAGAGTGTTGAGTCTAGAGACAAGATTCTTTCCCACAAGAATCATCTAATAGAGAATCATCCCGAGTTTAGTTGTAGTCAACTTCGAGCCATGGAGGTTCTTCACTCCTTGTCTGCTGTAAGGATGTGGTCTCCTCTCTACAAAGCTTCAATTAACCACCTCAAAGAAGATGCTGCGAATCGTCAGACTTTCTTGTTTTATGGAGATAATGAGAACATGGTTCTTTATTTGGAGTTTGCAACTGGTGAAAGCAGAGATCATTGA
- the LOC106391661 gene encoding cysteine-rich and transmembrane domain-containing protein WIH2: MSQYNQPPVGVPPPQGYPPEGYPKDAYPPQGYPPQGYPPQGYPQQGYPPPYAPQYPPPQHQQQQQGSPGFLEGCLAALCCCCLLDACF; the protein is encoded by the exons ATGAGTCAGTACAATCAACCTCCCGTCGGCGTTCCTCCTCCTCAAG GTTATCCGCCGGAGGGATACCCGAAGGATGCGTATCCACCGCAGGGGTATCCTCCTCAGGGATATCCGCCGCAGGGGTATCCTCAGCAGGGGTATCCTCCTCCTTACGCGCCGCAGTATCCTCCGCCGCAGCATcagcagcagcaacagggaAGCCCTGGGTTTCTAGAAGGATG TCTTGCAGCTCTCTGCTGTTGCTGTCTCTTGGATGCTTGCTTCTGA
- the LOC106391662 gene encoding protein EARLY RESPONSIVE TO DEHYDRATION 15, whose product MAMVSGRRSTLNPNAPLFVPAAVRQVEDFSPEWWQLVTTSTWYHDYWISQHQGADGFYDNGESGEVDVADLLPESFDFDDIEDVFESEFDHQGYGGYVGQQMYHAPSDFGLGKNGEMVRKSSGNRSPRSIVEPAKYAEKPAKWGNQKVAPRNIHQPR is encoded by the exons ATGGCGATGGTTTCAGGAAGACGTTCAACGCTAAACCCCAACGCACCTCTCTTCGTCCCAGCAGCCGTTAGACAAGTGGAAGATTTCTCTCCGGAGTGGTGGCAGTTGGTGACGACCTCGACTTGGTACCACGACTACTGGATCAGCCAGCACCAAGGAGCTGACGGATTCTACGATAACGGAGAGAGTGGTGAAGTCGATGTAGCTGATCTTCTTCCGGAGTCGTTTGATTTCGATGACATTGAAGATGTCTTCGAATCCGAGTTTGATCATCAAGGTTACGGTGGATATGTTGGACAACAGATGTATCATGCACCTTCTGACTTTG GTTTAGGGAAGAATGGTGAGATGGTGAGGAAATCGAGTGGGAACAGGAGTCCTAGGTCGATTGTTGAACCGGCGAAGTATGCAGAGAAGCCAGCCAAGTGGGGAAACCAGAAGGTTGCTCCACGAAACATTCACCAGCCTCGTTGA
- the LOC106394120 gene encoding glycosyltransferase-like At2g41451 — translation MASGLYSSSKPSLSSSSSSSSWLFLLLTLLPLSLACFAFLLQWPGGINDWFTDNHPFPGMSPISKKSSDSGCVSLLGQSHATSFPYLRDLNLDHKKDLKPKICITTSTSAGLEQTLPWIFYHKVIGVSTFYLFVEGTAASPNVSRVLETIPGVNVIYRTRELEEEQAKSRIWNETWLQKFFYKPCNYELFVKQNLNMEMAITMARDDGMDWILHLDTDELVHPSGASEYSLRSLLREVPADVDAVIFVNYESSVERDDIKEPFTEVSMFKKNYEHVPRDVYFGNFKEATHGNTNYFLTYGNGKSAARIQDHLRPNGAHRWYNYKKIPNFIFLEEAAVLHYTYSRFSDLTSRRDRCGCKPTRADVKRCFMLEFDRSAFIIASTSTSEEMLQWYREHVVWTDEKLKLKLLEKGILTRIYAPMVIIQELREAGVFTSVVTSAHMSFSNKSSISRESSSSHATVRKVLEFDDTDDLVGESKVDSAVPPPSV, via the exons ATGGCGTCTGGTCTCTACTCCTCCTCAAAACCAtctctgtcttcttcttcatcatcttcctcgtggCTGTTCTTGCTATTGACCCTTCTTCCTCTCTCCTTAGCCTGCTTTGCCTTCCTCCTCCAATGGCCAGGAGGAATCAACGATTGGTTTACTGATAACCATCCATTCCCAGGAATGTCCCCAATCTCCAAGAAAAGTTCTGACTCAGGCTGCGTTTCTCTTCTTGGTCAGAGCCATGCTACATCGTTTCCTTATCTCAGAGACTTGAATCTTGACCACAAGAAGGATCTGAAACCTAAG ATATGTATAACTACCAGCACTTCAGCTGGATTGGAACAAACATTGCCATGGATATTCTATCACAAGGTCATTGGAGTTTCAACCTTTTATCTATTTGTTGAAGGCACTGCTGCTTCCCCAAATGTCTCTCGTGTTTTGGAGACTATTCCT gGTGTAAACGTTATATACAGGACAAGAGAACTAGAAGAAGAGCAGGCTAAAAG ccgGATTTGGAATGAGACTTGGTTACAGAAATTTTTCTACAAACCATGTAACTACGAATTATTCGTCAAACAAAACTTGAATATGGAAATGGCTATCACCATGGCTAGG GATGATGGTATGGACTGGATACTGCATCTAGACACTGACGAGCTTGTGCATCCTTCTGGAGCCAGTGAATACTCGTTAAGAAGTCTCCTCAGAGAGGTTCCTGCAGATGTGGACGCGGTTATCTTTGTAAATTAC GAGAGCAGTGTTGAGAGAGATGATATCAAGGAACCTTTCACTGAG gTGTCAATGTTCAAGAAGAACTATGAACATGTTCCAAGAGATGTCTACTTTGGAAACTTTAAAGAAGCAACTCATGGCAATACCAACTATTTTCTTACATATGGTAATGGCAAATCCGCTGCTCGGATTCAAGATCATCTACGTCCTAATGGTGCTCATCGATGGTATAACTACAAGAAGATCCCCAA TTTCATTTTCCTAGAGGAAGCTGCGGTTCTGCACTACACTTACTCAAGATTTTCAGATCTTACTTCAAGACGTGACCGATGTGGCTGCAAACCAACTAGAGCGGATGTCAAGAGATGTTTCATGCTAGAGTTTGACAGATCT GCATTCATCATAGCTTCAACATCAACATCAGAGGAAATGTTGCAATGGTACAGAGAACATGTTGTATGGACTGATGAAAAGCTGAAACTCAAACTTCTCGAGAAGGGAATCCTCACTCGAATCTATGCACCAATGGTTATAATCCAAGAGCTAAGAGAAGCAGGTGTTTTCACCTCAGTGGTGACCTCAGCTCACATGTCTTTCTCAAACAAATCAAGCATTTCTAgagaatcatcatcatctcacGCAACTGTTAGGAAAGTGTTGGAGTTTGACGACACTGATGATCTTGTTGGTGAATCTAAAGTAGATTCAGCTGTACCACCTCCAAGTGTTTAA
- the LOC106391665 gene encoding DNA-(apurinic or apyrimidinic site) endonuclease, chloroplastic-like isoform X1, protein MNKVLQLGLQSSVVQAAKFPVVVPFRSLRFASSIVGVRVGTSSFNKRLMSNATSKSVPLSINNIKGKPMKGSDNDIEAMTVQELRATLRKLGLPVKGLKKELISTLQLHMDNSSPDESCGAEKETTSSTLSETVTIKRKIRNQEEANDEAYGNDNGEKKAKQSTEKNLKVKVSSKEEEASLTIAISSSNQSEPWTVLAHKKPEKDWKAYNPKTMRPPSLPEGTKSVKIMTWNVNGLRALLKLESFSALQLAQREDFDVLCLQETKIQVKDVEEIKKALIDGYDHSYWSCSVSKLGYSGTAIISRIKPLSVRYGTGLSGSDHDMEGRIVTVEFDSFYLINTYVPNSGDGLKRLSYRVEEWDRTLSNYIKELEKSKPVVLTGDLNCAHEEIDIYNPAGNKRSAGFTIEERQSFGENFLEKGFVDTFRKQHPGVVGYTYWGYRSGARKTNRGWRLDYYLVSESIAANVHDSYILPDVNGSDHCPIGLILKL, encoded by the exons ATGAACAAGGTTCTTCAGTTAGGTCTCCAGAGCTCCGTCGTCCAAGCCGCCAA GTTTCCGGTGGTGGTGCCCTTTAGGAGCTTAAGATTTGCTTCATCAATCGTTGGTGTTAGAGTAGGAACAAGTAGTTTCAACAAGAGGCTTATGTCAAATGCTACATCAAAGTCTGTACCTTTATCTATCAACAACATCAAGGGAAAGCCAATGAAG GGAAGTGATAATGACATTGAGGCGATGACGGTTCAAGAACTTAGAGCCACATTGAG GAAACTTGGACTACCTGTGAAGGGACTCAAAAAAGAACTTATCTCAACTTTACAACTTCATATGGACAATAGTTCACCAG ATGAAAGTTGTGGTGCAGAGAAGGAGACTACTTCATCCACCCTTTCAGAGACTGTCActatcaaaagaaaaatcagaaaCCAGGAAGAGGCTAATGATGAAGCTTATGGCAATGACAATGGAGAGAAGAAAGCTAAGCAGTCTACTGAGAAAAACTTGAAAGTTAAAGTTTCTTCAAAAGAGGAAGAAGCATCACTGACCATTGCCATCTCATCCTCCAATCAAAGTGAACCGTGGACGGTACTTGCTCATAAGAAGCCTGAGAAAGACTGGAAAGCTTACAACCCAAAGACAATGAGACCTCCTTCTCTACCAGAGGGTACCAAGTCTGTGAAGATCATGACTTGGAACGTTAATGGACTGAGAGCTTTATTGAAGTTAGAGAGCTTCTCTGCTCTTCAGCTTGCACAAAGAGAAGATTTTGATGTGTTGTGCTTACAGGAGACTAAAATCCAG GTGAAGGATGTTgaggagatcaagaaagctCTTATAGATGGATATGATCATAGTTACTGGTCCTGCAGCGTCTCTAAGCTTGGTTACTCTGGAACTGCTATTATCTCACGG ATAAAGCCACTCTCGGTTAGATATGGTACTGGTCTATCTGGATCAGACCATGACATGGAAGGACGCATTGTGACTGTTGAGTTCGACTCATTCTACTTGATAAACACTTATGTTCCTAACTCTGGAGATGGCTTGAAAAGACTG TCATACAGGGTTGAAGAATGGGATCGAACTCTCAGTAATTACATCAAA GAGCTGGAGAAGTCTAAACCTGTAGTCTTGACTGGTGATTTAAACTGTGCTCATGAAGAAATCGACATCTACAATCCTGCG GGGAACAAAAGAAGTGCTGGTTTCACAATAGAAGAAAGACAATCATTTGGAGAAAACTTCTTGGAGAAGGGCTTTGTGGATACTTTTAGAAAGCAGCATCCTGGTGTTGTTGGTTATACTTATTGGGGTTATCGCAGTGGTGCACGCAAAACCAATAGAG GATGGAGACTGGACTACTACTTGGTGTCTGAATCAATTGCAGCCAATGTCCATGATTCTTACATTCTCCCTGATGTCAATGGCAGTGATCATTGCCCTATTGGCCTTATTCTCAAGCTCTGA
- the LOC106391665 gene encoding DNA-(apurinic or apyrimidinic site) endonuclease, chloroplastic-like isoform X2, whose amino-acid sequence MNKVLQLGLQSSVVQAAKFPVVVPFRSLRFASSIVGVRVGTSSFNKRLMSNATSKSVPLSINNIKGKPMKGSDNDIEAMTVQELRATLRKLGLPVKGLKKELISTLQLHMDNSSPDESCGAEKETTSSTLSETVTIKRKIRNQEEANDEAYGNDNGEKKAKQSTEKNLKVKVSSKEEEASLTIAISSSNQSEPWTVLAHKKPEKDWKAYNPKTMRPPSLPEGTKSVKIMTWNVNGLRALLKLESFSALQLAQREDFDVLCLQETKIQVKDVEEIKKALIDGYDHSYWSCSVSKLGYSGTAIISRIKPLSVRYGTGLSGSDHDMEGRIVTVEFDSFYLINTYVPNSGDGLKRLELEKSKPVVLTGDLNCAHEEIDIYNPAGNKRSAGFTIEERQSFGENFLEKGFVDTFRKQHPGVVGYTYWGYRSGARKTNRGWRLDYYLVSESIAANVHDSYILPDVNGSDHCPIGLILKL is encoded by the exons ATGAACAAGGTTCTTCAGTTAGGTCTCCAGAGCTCCGTCGTCCAAGCCGCCAA GTTTCCGGTGGTGGTGCCCTTTAGGAGCTTAAGATTTGCTTCATCAATCGTTGGTGTTAGAGTAGGAACAAGTAGTTTCAACAAGAGGCTTATGTCAAATGCTACATCAAAGTCTGTACCTTTATCTATCAACAACATCAAGGGAAAGCCAATGAAG GGAAGTGATAATGACATTGAGGCGATGACGGTTCAAGAACTTAGAGCCACATTGAG GAAACTTGGACTACCTGTGAAGGGACTCAAAAAAGAACTTATCTCAACTTTACAACTTCATATGGACAATAGTTCACCAG ATGAAAGTTGTGGTGCAGAGAAGGAGACTACTTCATCCACCCTTTCAGAGACTGTCActatcaaaagaaaaatcagaaaCCAGGAAGAGGCTAATGATGAAGCTTATGGCAATGACAATGGAGAGAAGAAAGCTAAGCAGTCTACTGAGAAAAACTTGAAAGTTAAAGTTTCTTCAAAAGAGGAAGAAGCATCACTGACCATTGCCATCTCATCCTCCAATCAAAGTGAACCGTGGACGGTACTTGCTCATAAGAAGCCTGAGAAAGACTGGAAAGCTTACAACCCAAAGACAATGAGACCTCCTTCTCTACCAGAGGGTACCAAGTCTGTGAAGATCATGACTTGGAACGTTAATGGACTGAGAGCTTTATTGAAGTTAGAGAGCTTCTCTGCTCTTCAGCTTGCACAAAGAGAAGATTTTGATGTGTTGTGCTTACAGGAGACTAAAATCCAG GTGAAGGATGTTgaggagatcaagaaagctCTTATAGATGGATATGATCATAGTTACTGGTCCTGCAGCGTCTCTAAGCTTGGTTACTCTGGAACTGCTATTATCTCACGG ATAAAGCCACTCTCGGTTAGATATGGTACTGGTCTATCTGGATCAGACCATGACATGGAAGGACGCATTGTGACTGTTGAGTTCGACTCATTCTACTTGATAAACACTTATGTTCCTAACTCTGGAGATGGCTTGAAAAGACTG GAGCTGGAGAAGTCTAAACCTGTAGTCTTGACTGGTGATTTAAACTGTGCTCATGAAGAAATCGACATCTACAATCCTGCG GGGAACAAAAGAAGTGCTGGTTTCACAATAGAAGAAAGACAATCATTTGGAGAAAACTTCTTGGAGAAGGGCTTTGTGGATACTTTTAGAAAGCAGCATCCTGGTGTTGTTGGTTATACTTATTGGGGTTATCGCAGTGGTGCACGCAAAACCAATAGAG GATGGAGACTGGACTACTACTTGGTGTCTGAATCAATTGCAGCCAATGTCCATGATTCTTACATTCTCCCTGATGTCAATGGCAGTGATCATTGCCCTATTGGCCTTATTCTCAAGCTCTGA
- the BNAC04G47710D gene encoding embryo-specific protein ATS3A, with protein sequence MIRLAISLFLFALFSVTSARSFVTTRPGPVDSFLPKPKLEGAKVCSYTVIIKTSCSSVSYTRDKISIAFGDVYGNEVFVKRLDDPKSRAFERCSSDTYKITGPCMRDVCYLHLLRQGSDGWKPENVKIYGSSIRSVTFYFDLFLPNGVWYGFDVCNGLASDKSSQSSASDKSSQPIIASVAVM encoded by the exons ATGATCCGACTAGCGATTTCTTTGTTCCTCTTTGCATTGTTCTCTGTTACATCTGCAAGATCTTTCGTCACCACAAGACCTGGACCGGTTGATTCATTTCTCCCTAAACCAAAGCTAGAG GGTGCGAAAGTGTGTTCTTACACAGTAATCATTAAGACAAGCTGTTCCTCGGTCTCTTACACCAGAGATAAGATCAGTATCGCGTTTGGTGATGTGTACGGCAACGAG GTATTCGTGAAGAGACTAGACGATCCAAAGTCTAGGGCATTTGAAAGGTGTTCTTCGGACACATACAAGATAACGGGACCGTGTATGCGTGACGTATGTTATCTCCACCTACTCAGGCAAGGATCCGACGGCTGGAAACCAGAGAACGTTAAGATCTACGGCTCATCCATCAGATCAGTCACTTTCTACTTTGACCTCTTCTTGCCAAACGGTGTTTGGTACGGCTTTGACGTCTGCAACGGCCTTGCTAGTGACAAGTCTTCTCAGTCCAGTGCCAGTGACAAGTCTTCTCAACCCATTATTGCCTCCGTTGCTGTTATGtaa
- the LOC106394722 gene encoding peroxidase 25 produces MGVYFGNYCYVMIIVLVLGAEVRSQSLKNGYYSTSCPKAESIVRSTVESHFDSDPTISPGLLRLHFHDCFVQGCDGSVLIKGKSAEQAALASTGLRGFEVIDDAKARLESVCPGVVSCADILALAARDAVDLSSGPSWTVPTGRKDGRISLASKASNLPSPLDSVAVQRQKFQAKGLDTHDLVTLLGAHTIGQTDCQFFRYRLYNFTVTGNSDPTISPSFLTQLKTLCPPNGDGSKRVALDTGSPSNFDVSFFKNLRDGNGILESDQRLWSDSETNDVVKKYASTIRGLLGFRFDNEFGKAMIKMSSIDIKSDVDGEVRKFCSQVN; encoded by the exons atgggagTTTACTTTGGTAACTATTGTTATGTAATGATAATAGTGTTGGTATTGGGAGCAGAAGTGAGAAGTCAGTCGTTAAAAAATGGttattattcaacttcatgTCCAAAAGCTGAGTCCATTGTACGGTCCACCGTTGAATCCCACTTCGATTCTGATCCCACCATTTCCCCTGGCTTGCTTAGGCTTCATTTTCATGACTGTTTTGTTCAG GGTTGTGATGGATCGGTTTTGATTAAAGGGAAGTCTGCTGAGCAAGCAGCTCTAGCGAGTACCGGTCTAAGAGGGTTTGAAGTGATAGATGATGCGAAAGCCCGGCTTGAGTCTGTGTGTCCTGGAGTCGTGTCATGTGCAGATATACTTGCACTTGCTGCTCGTGACGCTGTTGACTTG AGTTCTGGACCAAGCTGGACAGTTCCAACGGGTCGTAAAGACGGTAGAATCTCATTAGCATCGAAAGCATCGAATCTACCTTCTCCACTTGACTCTGTTGCTGTTCAAAGGCAAAAGTTTCAAGCTAAGGGATTGGATACTCATGATCTCGTTACTCTACTTG GTGCACATACAATAGGACAAACGGACTGTCAATTTTTCCGTTACCGTTTATACAATTTCACGGTGACTGGAAACTCCGACCCAACCATTAGCCCATCGTTTCTTACCCAGCTCAAGACTCTTTGTCCTCCCAATGGAGACGGTTCTAAACGTGTTGCTCTTGACACTGGCAGTCCATCAAATTTTGATGTAAGCTTCTTCAAGAACCTACGAGACGGTAACGGTATTTTGGAGTCGGACCAACGGCTTTGGTCGGACTCCGAGACAAATGACGTGGTGAAGAAGTATGCGAGTACTATTAGAGGCttgttagggtttaggtttgaTAATGAGTTTGGTAAAGCTATGATTAAGATGAGTTCCATCGATATAAAATCAGATGTCGATGGCGAGGTTAGGAAATTTTGTTCTCAAGTGAACTAG
- the LOC106391668 gene encoding U4/U6 small nuclear ribonucleoprotein PRP4-like protein — MEPNNEDNVSFVPAASVPGVSAIPPPSFPPPMAPIPHPPLARPPTFRPPQNGGAKASDSDSESDDEHYVISEESKQVRERQEKAMQELLIKRRAAAIAVPTNDKSVRDRLRRLGEPITLFGEQEMERRARLAQLMARLDIGGQLDKLLQAYEDDAAPKDEVDEEELQYPFFTEGPKELREARIEIAKFSIKRAAVRIQRAKRRRDDPDEDVEAETKWALKQAKGLALDCSNFGDDRPLTGCSFSRDGKILATCSLSGVTKLWEMPQVTNKIAVLKDHKERATDVVFSPVDDCLATASADRTAKLWKTDGTLLQTFEGHLDRLARVAFHPSGKYLGTTSFDKTWRLWDINTGAELLLQEGHSRSVYGIAFQQDGALAASSGLDSLARVWDLRTGRSILVFQGHIKPVLSVTFSPNGYHLASGGEDNQCRIWDLRMRKSLYIIPAHANLVSQVKYEPQEGYFLATASYDMKVNIWSGRDFSLVKSLAGHESKVASLDITADSSCIATVSHDRTIKLWTSSSNEEEEEDQGGETMDVDL, encoded by the exons ATGGAACCCAACAATGAAGATAATGTTTCATTCGTACCAGCAGCTTCAGTTCCAG GCGTCTCTGCCATACCACCTCCGTCTTTTCCTCCACCAATGGCTCCTATACCACATCCTCCACTAGCCCGCCCACCTACTTTTAGGCCTCCTCAAAACGGTGGAGCGAAAGCTAGCGACTCGGACTCTGAATCAGACGATGAACATTACGTAATATCTGAAGAGAGTAAGCAGGTCAGGGAAAGACAAGAGAAGGCAATGCAAGAGCTGCTGATAAAGCGCCGTGCTGCTGCTATCGCAGTGCCGACAAACGACAAATCCGTTAGAGACCGGCTCAGACGACTCGGCGAGCCCATCACTCTGTTCGGAGAACAGGAGATGGAGAGAAGAGCTAGGCTGGCTCAGCTTATGGCTAGGCTTGATATTGGTGGACAGTTGGATAAACTGCTACAAGCTTACGAAGATGACGCGGCTCCGAAAGATGAAGTGGACGAGGAAGAGCTTCAGTACCCTTTTTTCACTGAAGGTCCGAAGGAGCTTAGAGAGGCTAGGATTGAGATCGCTAAGTTTTCGATCAAGAGAGCTGCTGTGAGGATTCAGCGTGCTAAGCGGAGGAGGGATGATCCAGATGAAGATGTGGAGGCAGAGACTAAATGGGCTTTGAAGCAGGCTAAAGGCTTGGCTCTTGATTGCAGTAACTTTGGGGATGATCGTCCTCTAACTGGCTGCTCCTTCTCAAGAGATGGAAAGATACTTGCAACATG TTCTCTGAGTGGAGTTACTAAACTATGGGAGATGCCTCAAGTTACAAACAAGATTGCTGTCTTGAAGGATCACAAAGAACGTGCAACCGATGTAGTGTTCTCCCCTGTGGATGACTGTCTAGCAACTGCTTCCGCTGATCGAACCGCAAAGCTGTGGAAAACCGATGGCACACTCCTACAAACATTCGAAGGTCATTTGGACCGTCTTGCACGTGTTGCCTTCCACCCATCAGGGAAGTACCTAGGGACAACAAGCTTCGATAAAACATGGAGACTGTGGGACATAAACACAGGAGCAGAGCTGCTTTTGCAAGAAGGTCACAGCCGCAGCGTCTACGGGATTGCGTTTCAGCAAGATGGTGCATTAGCAGCTTCCTCTGGGCTTGATTCGCTTGCACGGGTTTGGGATCTCCGCACTGGTAGGAGTATTCTCGTCTTCCAAGGACATATCAAACCG GTTCTCTCGGTGACTTTCTCTCCAAATGGCTATCACTTAGCTTCTGGTGGTGAGGATAATCAGTGCCGTATTTGGGATTTGAGAATGAGAAAGTCGTTGTACATAATACCAGCTCATGCTAACCTTGTGTCTCAAGTTAAGTATGAACCACAAGAAGGCTACTTCCTGGCCACTGCATCATACGACATGAAAGTCAAT ATATGGTCAGGCAGAGACTTCTCGCTTGTTAAAAGCTTAGCAGGACACGAGTCAAAAGTGGCCTCTCTAGATATCACTGCAGATAGCTCGTGTATCGCAACTGTGTCACATGACCGTACCATCAAGCTTTGGACAAGCAGTagcaacgaagaagaagaagaagaccaagGCGGAGAAACAATGGACGTAGATCTCTAG